The following are encoded in a window of Apis mellifera strain DH4 linkage group LG10, Amel_HAv3.1, whole genome shotgun sequence genomic DNA:
- the LOC412476 gene encoding BTB/POZ domain-containing protein 9 isoform X3, protein MATRAVTVGAASGTAGISGEAGLAGVPRLLEDLARLSEDKDTADIVFLLGRDETPVYAHRIILQARCKNFTAAKRIGTPGNPTPMRMPHAHPETFRQFIHYVYTGKIMLQDNGIFEMLGLAQELGVEELWRSCEEHVSATLSPGNACALLTAALDAQERVPSGKGACSSFIERCFAFIGENAVDTVKTTAFCNLPKDALVKLISSDYLGLEEEDVWRAVLNWAKYQAGVTQPTQHWTEEERVRVCQHLSGVINHVRLLLIDSQVFAEEVEPTGAVPIELSLERYEFFNPDRSSGSKPIRYRYAALPNKYAEICADKRLQPRVSPFLFPGSQILSRDKMGFQRLLNQWYGSPKQSWRLVYRASNHDYSASSFHRHCDGVCPTYVIALGTRGEICGGFSDVPWGKTNAKGHYIFSEKAFLFTLTNNQDVPPTKYDIVKKPFALCYHPDLLILQYRTNFWSRC, encoded by the exons ATGGCGACCAGAGCCGTCACTGTGGGGGCGGCATCAGGAACAGCGGGGATATCTGGTGAGGCAGGTTTAGCTGGTGTACCTAGACTTCTGGAGGACTTGGCTCGACTTTCCGAGGACAAAGATACAGCTGACATTGTCTTTCTGCTAGGAAGGGACGAGACACCGGTTTACGCTCACAGAATTATCCTTCAAGCTAG GTGCAAGAACTTTACTGCCGCGAAGAGGATCGGGACACCGGGAAATCCAACCCCAATGCGTATGCCGCACGCTCATCCAGAGACTTTTCGACAATTTATCCATTACGTGTACACAGGCAAG ATCATGCTTCAGGATAACGGTATATTCGAAATGCTGGGTCTCGCGCAAGAATTGGGAGTCGAAGAACTTTGGAGAAGTTGCGAGGAACACGTCTCCGCCACTCTAAGTCCAGGAAACGCGTGTGCCCTTCTGACTGCGGCGTTAGATGCCCAAGAGCGAGTTCCTA GTGGCAAAGGAGCTTGTTCTTCCTTCATTGAAAGATGTTTCGCTTTCATTGGAGAAAATGCTGTAGATACGGTTAAAACGACAGCATTTTGTAATCTTCCAAAGGATGCCTTGGTGAAGCTTATATCTTCGGATTACTTAGGATTGGAGGAAGAAGATGTTTGGAGAGCAGTACTAAACTGGGCAAAATATCag GCAGGGGTGACGCAGCCTACTCAACACTGGACAGAGGAGGAGCGCGTGAGGGTTTGCCAACATTTATCCGGAGTGATAAATCATGTTCGCCTTCTACTAATCGACAGCCAGGTCTTTGCGGAGGAAGTAGAACCAACCGGAGCAGTGCCTATAGAACTTTCCTTGGAGAGGTACGAATTTTTCAATCCCGATCGATCAAGTGGCTCAAAACCCATAAG GTATAGGTATGCAGCGCTACCAAACAAATATGCAGAAATTTGTGCAGATAAGCGGTTACAGCCAAGAGTTAGTCCATTTCTGTTTCCGGGATCACAAATTCTATCGCGAGATAAGATGGGTTTCCAACGTCTACTGAATCAGTGGTATGGATCTCCAAAACAAAGTTGGCGTCTAGTATACCG AGCTTCTAATCATGATTATTCTGCATCATCATTTCACCGACATTGTGATGGAGTTTGTCCGACATATGTAATTGCATTG GGAACTCGAGGAGAAATTTGTGGAGGCTTCAGTGATGTGCCATGGGGTAAAACAAATGCCAAGGGTCactatattttttcagaaaaagcTTTCTTATTCACTTTAACAAATAACCAAGATGTACCTCCAACGAAATATGATATTGTTAAAAAGCCTTTTGCGCTTTGTTATCATCcaga tctattaatattacagtATCGGACCAATTTTTGGAGCAGGTGCTGA
- the LOC113219048 gene encoding uncharacterized protein LOC113219048, giving the protein MDNDGQRWTTLDNVGQRWTALPHDNQHDLILRSRISQFKTSSMDYDGLRLTWMDLDGLGWTWMELDGIGWTWMDLDGLGWTWMDLDGLGWTWMDLDGVGWTRMD; this is encoded by the exons ATGGACAACGATGGACAACGATGGACAACGTTGGACAACGTTGGACAACGTTGGACAGCGTTGCCTCACGATAATCAACAT gatttaatattaagatctAGAATAAGTCAATTTAAGACTTCTtcgatggactacgatggactacgatTGACTTGGATGGACTTGGATGGACTTGGATGGACTTGGATGGAGTTGGATGGAATTGGATGGACTTGGATGGACTTGGATGGACTTGGATGGACTTGGATGGACTTGGATGGACTTGGATGGACTTGGATGGACTTGGATGGAGTTGGATGGACTAGGATGGACTAG
- the LOC412476 gene encoding serine-enriched protein isoform X2: MATRAVTVGAASGTAGISGEAGLAGVPRLLEDLARLSEDKDTADIVFLLGRDETPVYAHRIILQARCKNFTAAKRIGTPGNPTPMRMPHAHPETFRQFIHYVYTGKIMLQDNGIFEMLGLAQELGVEELWRSCEEHVSATLSPGNACALLTAALDAQERVPSGKGACSSFIERCFAFIGENAVDTVKTTAFCNLPKDALVKLISSDYLGLEEEDVWRAVLNWAKYQAGVTQPTQHWTEEERVRVCQHLSGVINHVRLLLIDSQVFAEEVEPTGAVPIELSLERYRYAALPNKYAEICADKRLQPRVSPFLFPGSQILSRDKMGFQRLLNQWYGSPKQSWRLVYRASNHDYSASSFHRHCDGVCPTYVIALGTRGEICGGFSDVPWGKTNAKGHYIFSEKAFLFTLTNNQDVPPTKYDIVKKPFALCYHPDIGPIFGAGADLLISSNCNVNKESYSNLPHSYDGEHASNTVLMGDYHFFVVDYEVFTPSHSVSKSAH; encoded by the exons ATGGCGACCAGAGCCGTCACTGTGGGGGCGGCATCAGGAACAGCGGGGATATCTGGTGAGGCAGGTTTAGCTGGTGTACCTAGACTTCTGGAGGACTTGGCTCGACTTTCCGAGGACAAAGATACAGCTGACATTGTCTTTCTGCTAGGAAGGGACGAGACACCGGTTTACGCTCACAGAATTATCCTTCAAGCTAG GTGCAAGAACTTTACTGCCGCGAAGAGGATCGGGACACCGGGAAATCCAACCCCAATGCGTATGCCGCACGCTCATCCAGAGACTTTTCGACAATTTATCCATTACGTGTACACAGGCAAG ATCATGCTTCAGGATAACGGTATATTCGAAATGCTGGGTCTCGCGCAAGAATTGGGAGTCGAAGAACTTTGGAGAAGTTGCGAGGAACACGTCTCCGCCACTCTAAGTCCAGGAAACGCGTGTGCCCTTCTGACTGCGGCGTTAGATGCCCAAGAGCGAGTTCCTA GTGGCAAAGGAGCTTGTTCTTCCTTCATTGAAAGATGTTTCGCTTTCATTGGAGAAAATGCTGTAGATACGGTTAAAACGACAGCATTTTGTAATCTTCCAAAGGATGCCTTGGTGAAGCTTATATCTTCGGATTACTTAGGATTGGAGGAAGAAGATGTTTGGAGAGCAGTACTAAACTGGGCAAAATATCag GCAGGGGTGACGCAGCCTACTCAACACTGGACAGAGGAGGAGCGCGTGAGGGTTTGCCAACATTTATCCGGAGTGATAAATCATGTTCGCCTTCTACTAATCGACAGCCAGGTCTTTGCGGAGGAAGTAGAACCAACCGGAGCAGTGCCTATAGAACTTTCCTTGGAGAG GTATAGGTATGCAGCGCTACCAAACAAATATGCAGAAATTTGTGCAGATAAGCGGTTACAGCCAAGAGTTAGTCCATTTCTGTTTCCGGGATCACAAATTCTATCGCGAGATAAGATGGGTTTCCAACGTCTACTGAATCAGTGGTATGGATCTCCAAAACAAAGTTGGCGTCTAGTATACCG AGCTTCTAATCATGATTATTCTGCATCATCATTTCACCGACATTGTGATGGAGTTTGTCCGACATATGTAATTGCATTG GGAACTCGAGGAGAAATTTGTGGAGGCTTCAGTGATGTGCCATGGGGTAAAACAAATGCCAAGGGTCactatattttttcagaaaaagcTTTCTTATTCACTTTAACAAATAACCAAGATGTACCTCCAACGAAATATGATATTGTTAAAAAGCCTTTTGCGCTTTGTTATCATCcaga tATCGGACCAATTTTTGGAGCAGGTGCTGATTTACTAATTTCTAGTAATTGTAACGTAAATAAGGAGAGCTACAGTAATCTTCCTCACAGCTACGATGGCGAACATGCCTCTAATACTGTACTTATGGGAGACTATCATTTTTTTGTAGTAGATTATGAAGTTTTTACTCCCAGTCATTCAGTTTCCAAATCTGCTCATTAA
- the LOC412476 gene encoding uncharacterized protein LOC412476 isoform X1 encodes MATRAVTVGAASGTAGISGEAGLAGVPRLLEDLARLSEDKDTADIVFLLGRDETPVYAHRIILQARCKNFTAAKRIGTPGNPTPMRMPHAHPETFRQFIHYVYTGKIMLQDNGIFEMLGLAQELGVEELWRSCEEHVSATLSPGNACALLTAALDAQERVPSGKGACSSFIERCFAFIGENAVDTVKTTAFCNLPKDALVKLISSDYLGLEEEDVWRAVLNWAKYQAGVTQPTQHWTEEERVRVCQHLSGVINHVRLLLIDSQVFAEEVEPTGAVPIELSLERYEFFNPDRSSGSKPIRYRYAALPNKYAEICADKRLQPRVSPFLFPGSQILSRDKMGFQRLLNQWYGSPKQSWRLVYRASNHDYSASSFHRHCDGVCPTYVIALGTRGEICGGFSDVPWGKTNAKGHYIFSEKAFLFTLTNNQDVPPTKYDIVKKPFALCYHPDIGPIFGAGADLLISSNCNVNKESYSNLPHSYDGEHASNTVLMGDYHFFVVDYEVFTPSHSVSKSAH; translated from the exons ATGGCGACCAGAGCCGTCACTGTGGGGGCGGCATCAGGAACAGCGGGGATATCTGGTGAGGCAGGTTTAGCTGGTGTACCTAGACTTCTGGAGGACTTGGCTCGACTTTCCGAGGACAAAGATACAGCTGACATTGTCTTTCTGCTAGGAAGGGACGAGACACCGGTTTACGCTCACAGAATTATCCTTCAAGCTAG GTGCAAGAACTTTACTGCCGCGAAGAGGATCGGGACACCGGGAAATCCAACCCCAATGCGTATGCCGCACGCTCATCCAGAGACTTTTCGACAATTTATCCATTACGTGTACACAGGCAAG ATCATGCTTCAGGATAACGGTATATTCGAAATGCTGGGTCTCGCGCAAGAATTGGGAGTCGAAGAACTTTGGAGAAGTTGCGAGGAACACGTCTCCGCCACTCTAAGTCCAGGAAACGCGTGTGCCCTTCTGACTGCGGCGTTAGATGCCCAAGAGCGAGTTCCTA GTGGCAAAGGAGCTTGTTCTTCCTTCATTGAAAGATGTTTCGCTTTCATTGGAGAAAATGCTGTAGATACGGTTAAAACGACAGCATTTTGTAATCTTCCAAAGGATGCCTTGGTGAAGCTTATATCTTCGGATTACTTAGGATTGGAGGAAGAAGATGTTTGGAGAGCAGTACTAAACTGGGCAAAATATCag GCAGGGGTGACGCAGCCTACTCAACACTGGACAGAGGAGGAGCGCGTGAGGGTTTGCCAACATTTATCCGGAGTGATAAATCATGTTCGCCTTCTACTAATCGACAGCCAGGTCTTTGCGGAGGAAGTAGAACCAACCGGAGCAGTGCCTATAGAACTTTCCTTGGAGAGGTACGAATTTTTCAATCCCGATCGATCAAGTGGCTCAAAACCCATAAG GTATAGGTATGCAGCGCTACCAAACAAATATGCAGAAATTTGTGCAGATAAGCGGTTACAGCCAAGAGTTAGTCCATTTCTGTTTCCGGGATCACAAATTCTATCGCGAGATAAGATGGGTTTCCAACGTCTACTGAATCAGTGGTATGGATCTCCAAAACAAAGTTGGCGTCTAGTATACCG AGCTTCTAATCATGATTATTCTGCATCATCATTTCACCGACATTGTGATGGAGTTTGTCCGACATATGTAATTGCATTG GGAACTCGAGGAGAAATTTGTGGAGGCTTCAGTGATGTGCCATGGGGTAAAACAAATGCCAAGGGTCactatattttttcagaaaaagcTTTCTTATTCACTTTAACAAATAACCAAGATGTACCTCCAACGAAATATGATATTGTTAAAAAGCCTTTTGCGCTTTGTTATCATCcaga tATCGGACCAATTTTTGGAGCAGGTGCTGATTTACTAATTTCTAGTAATTGTAACGTAAATAAGGAGAGCTACAGTAATCTTCCTCACAGCTACGATGGCGAACATGCCTCTAATACTGTACTTATGGGAGACTATCATTTTTTTGTAGTAGATTATGAAGTTTTTACTCCCAGTCATTCAGTTTCCAAATCTGCTCATTAA